A single window of Nicotiana tomentosiformis chromosome 1, ASM39032v3, whole genome shotgun sequence DNA harbors:
- the LOC104097606 gene encoding protein EXECUTER 1, chloroplastic, giving the protein MASIAPPPTFDVNPHKFNFSNPKFTSRLKRSSSSFTSQAFSTSHSVSRVSGSAFCCRCRNGTGDGETAEPSPSASSQNSSSSSSWRWDLAFQDAVRNAMKRFDDYVNWSKGAELAERSSAEKEVCVDGEEWDWERWKKHFTEVEEEERLVSVLKSQLAHAISREDYEDAAKLKVGIAAAATKDIVGRVMSRLNKAVEEEQYKDAIFMRDYAGTGLVGWWAGTSEDVNYPYGRIIHISAEHGRYVAKSYSPRQLASGVEGAPLFEIFLTVDYKGEYRQQAVYLKRKPVQQDLPLPSSKLPGALSNLDTLSPTENKSDMFDKISDAEEDGEDRDDDFGFQNALRDMIPGVQVKVLKVTAPGKVDRDLISKVIEQIMDEEDEDEEKDFDLDSVDDEDEIKVEKDGEQNVIELDTDNGVSDGEEQSQIAVRVVVGGLMQNTSSGVQHKDLLRVPARLEKKGHLSFTFSIEEDENRRNSSGSGQSPPDKKARLQGQRSLDHVMLDLAKFIGKGKIPMKVLKDMGELISLTLTQARNRQPLSKATTFNRIEISASPDPLNGLYIGAHGLYTSEVIHLRRRFGQWKEDGSPKESSRLEFYEYVEAVKLTGDSYVPAGEIAFRARIGNKYQLPHKGIIPEEFGVIARYRGQGRLAEPGFRKPRWVDGELVILDGKYIKGGPVVGFVYWDPEYHFLVFFHRLRLQE; this is encoded by the exons ATGGCGTCGATTGCTCCGCCGCCGACATTCGATGTAAACCCTCACAAATTCAACTTCTCAAACCCTAAGTTCACCTCCCGATTGAAGCGTTCATCTTCATCATTCACTTCTCAGGCTTTTTCCACCTCTCATTCCGTCTCTAGGGTTTCCGGTTCAGCTTTCTGCTGCCGTTGCCGGAACGGCACCGGCGATGGCGAGACAGCTGAGCCGTCTCCATCAGCTTCTTCTCAGAACAgctcttcatcttcttcttggaGATGGGACTTGGCGTTTCAGGATGCTGTTAGGAATGCGATGAAGAGGTTCGATGATTACGTGAATTGGTCCAAAGGAGCTGAGCTTGCTGAGAGGAGTAGTGCGGAGAAGGAAGTGTGTGTTGATGGCGAAGAATGGGATTGGGAACGGTGGAAAAAGCATTTCACTGAGGTTGAGGAGGAAGAACGCTTGGTTTCTGTTTTAAAG TCACAGTTGGCTCATGCTATTAGTAGAGAAGATTATGAAGATGCTGCTAAACTCAAGGTGGGCATTGCAGCTGCAGCTACTAAAGACATTGTTGGAAGAGTGATGTCCCGTCTAAAT AAAGCTGTTGAAGAAGAGCAGTACAAGGATGCAATATTTATGCGTGATTATGCTGGTACAGGATTG GTTGGATGGTGGGCTGGAACTTCAGAAGACGTTAATTATCCATATGGCCGCATTATTCATATAAGTGCTGAGCATGGAAGATATGTGGCGAAAAGTTACAGTCCGCG CCAGCTCGCTTCGGGTGTGGAAGGTGCCCCTCTTTTTGAAATATTTCTTACAGTGGATTATAAAGGCGAATACAGGCAACAG GCTGTTTACTTGAAGAGAAAGCCAGTTCAGCAAGATTTACCTCTTCCTTCTTCAAAGCTACCTGGTGCTCTTAGTAACTTGGACACTCTTAGTCCCACTGAAAACAAAAGTGATATGTTCGATAAAATCTCAGATGCTGAGGAAGATGGTGAAGATAGGGATGATGATTTTGGCTTTCAGAACGCATTGAGAGACATGATTCCGGGGGTACAGGTCAAGGTTTTAAAAGTGACAGCTCCAGGGAAGGTAGATAGAGATCTAATATCAAAGGTCATTGAGCAAATAATGGATGaggaagatgaagatgaagaaaagGACTTTGATTTAGACAGTGTGGACGATGAAGATGAAATTAAGGTGGAAAAAGATGGAGAGCAGAATGTGATTGAATTGGATACAGACAATGGGGTTAGTGATGGTGAAGAGCAGAGCCAAATTGCGGTTAGGGTGGTTGTTGGTGGTCTTATGCAAAATACTTCAAGTGGTGTACAGCATAAAGACCTGCTTCGAGTACCGGCAAGGCTAGAGAAGAAGGGTCACCTGTCATTTACTTTCAGTATAGAGGAAGATGAGAACAGACGCAATTCCTCTGGTAGTGGACAATCTCCCCCAGATAAAAAAGCTAGGCTCCAAGGTCAACGTAGCTTGGATCATGTGATGCTTGATCTTGCAAAGTTCATCGGCAAGGGGAAAATACCTATGAAG GTCCTTAAAGATATGGGGGAGTTGATCAGCCTCACTCTTACTCAGGCACGAAATCGTCAACCACTGTCGAAAGCAACCACCTTTAACCGCATTGAGATTTCAGCATCTCCGGACCCACTAAATG GATTATATATTGGTGCTCATGGTCTATACACTTCGGAAGTCATCCACCTTAGGCGAAGATTTGGTCAGTGGAAAGAAGACGGTAGCCCTAAGGAGTCTTCACGTTTAGAGTTTTACGAGTATGTTGAAGCTGTAAAATTAACTGGAGATTCTTATGTGCCAGCTGGTGAG ATAGCATTCCGCGCAAGAATTGGAAATAAATATCAACTTCCACATAAAGGGATTATTCCAGAAGAATTTGGTGTG ATTGCTCGATACAGGGGACAAGGAAGGCTGGCGGAGCCTGGTTTTCGAAAACCCAGATGGGTTGATGGTGAACTGGTTATCCTAGATGGAAAG TACATTAAAGGAGGGCCTGTTGTGGGTTTTGTCTACTGGGACCCTGAATATCATTTCTTAGTGTTCTTCCATCGGCTTAGGCTGCAGGAGTGA